From the genome of Naumannella halotolerans, one region includes:
- a CDS encoding NAD-dependent malic enzyme produces the protein MTAESQRPAPSIAYSITVRLHAPAGGAAISQLTSAVERVGGSVTALDVSGSGGEKLQIDVTIGASSTEHADELVAALRELPDIEVGRVSDRTFLMHLGGKISMESKHPIRNRDDLSLIYTPGVARVCRAIADNPEDARRLTIKRNSVAVVTDGTAVLGLGNIGPEAAMPVMEGKAALFHRFGEIDAWPIALDTTDTEEIITAVKNLAPGFGGINLEDISAPRCFEIEERLRDLLDIPVFHDDQHGTAIVVLAALLNALRVVDKELPSVRIVMSGAGAAGTAILKLLLAAGATNVCVADIDGLIHRGRPGLESSLQWIAEHTNPDNLSGPLTAALAGADVFIGVSAPNILTGDDIATMADRAVVFALANPIPEIDPVEAARYAEVVATGRSDFANQINNVLVFPGVFRGLLDAQSNQITQDMLLAAARALAAVVTDDELNASYITPSVFHPEVHTEVAEAVREAAKQAATA, from the coding sequence GTGACAGCCGAGAGCCAACGACCAGCACCGTCCATCGCCTATTCGATCACCGTGCGCCTGCATGCGCCCGCCGGTGGTGCGGCGATCAGCCAACTGACCAGCGCCGTGGAGCGGGTCGGGGGCAGCGTCACCGCCCTCGACGTCTCCGGCTCCGGTGGCGAGAAGCTGCAGATCGACGTCACCATCGGCGCCTCCTCCACCGAACATGCCGACGAACTGGTGGCGGCCCTGCGGGAACTTCCCGACATCGAGGTCGGCCGGGTCTCCGACCGTACCTTCCTGATGCACCTGGGCGGCAAGATCTCCATGGAGTCCAAGCATCCGATCCGCAACCGTGACGACCTGAGCCTGATCTACACCCCGGGTGTGGCCCGGGTCTGCCGGGCGATCGCCGACAACCCCGAGGATGCCCGCCGGCTCACCATCAAGCGCAATTCGGTGGCCGTGGTCACCGACGGCACCGCCGTGCTGGGGTTGGGCAACATCGGGCCGGAGGCCGCGATGCCGGTGATGGAGGGGAAGGCCGCCCTGTTCCACCGCTTCGGGGAGATCGATGCCTGGCCGATCGCCCTGGACACCACCGACACCGAGGAGATCATCACCGCGGTGAAGAACCTCGCTCCGGGGTTCGGTGGGATCAACCTGGAGGACATCTCCGCACCCCGCTGCTTCGAGATCGAGGAACGGCTGCGCGATCTGCTCGACATCCCGGTCTTCCACGACGATCAGCACGGTACGGCGATCGTCGTCCTGGCCGCGCTGCTGAACGCGCTGCGGGTGGTGGACAAGGAACTGCCCTCGGTGCGGATCGTGATGTCCGGCGCCGGCGCTGCCGGGACGGCGATCCTGAAGCTGCTGCTGGCCGCGGGTGCGACGAATGTCTGCGTCGCCGACATCGACGGGCTGATCCATCGCGGACGTCCCGGCCTGGAATCCTCCTTGCAGTGGATCGCCGAGCACACCAATCCGGACAATCTCAGCGGTCCGCTGACCGCAGCCCTGGCCGGAGCGGATGTCTTCATCGGTGTGTCGGCGCCGAACATCCTCACCGGGGACGACATCGCGACCATGGCCGATCGGGCGGTCGTCTTCGCCCTGGCCAACCCGATCCCGGAGATCGATCCGGTGGAGGCTGCGCGCTACGCCGAGGTCGTCGCCACCGGGCGCAGCGACTTCGCCAACCAGATCAACAACGTGCTCGTCTTCCCCGGGGTCTTCCGGGGGCTGCTGGACGCCCAGTCGAACCAGATCACCCAGGACATGCTGCTCGCCGCTGCCCGCGCGCTGGCCGCGGTGGTCACCGACGACGAACTGAACGCCTCCTACATCACCCCGAGCGTCTTCCATCCCGAGGTGCACACCGAGGTCGCCGAAGCCGTCCGGGAAGCGGCGAAGCAGGCCGCGACTGCCTGA
- the folP gene encoding dihydropteroate synthase — protein sequence MLSNKGPSVMAIVNRTRDSFHDHGATFDFEPALDACRRAIRDGATWVDIGGVPFSPDAEPVTVAQEIDRVRPLVAALSDLDGLTISVDTWRSEVAAAVLSAGASVINDTSGLADPELAGVIADAGAGVIVTHSLAAPRTHLPTPHYDDIVTEVATFLAGRAERAIAAGVSPDRLVIDPGPDLNKSTVQTLELLRGIEVLNSQGWPWLAAVSNKDFIGETLDRRAGDRLPGTLAATMWCLERGASLVRTHDVAATVDAVRMWQALRGERAPAYQRHNV from the coding sequence GTGTTGAGCAACAAGGGTCCCTCGGTGATGGCCATCGTCAACCGCACCCGGGACTCCTTCCATGATCATGGGGCGACCTTCGACTTCGAGCCCGCGCTCGATGCCTGTCGGCGCGCGATCCGCGACGGTGCGACCTGGGTGGACATCGGTGGGGTGCCCTTCTCTCCCGATGCCGAACCGGTCACCGTGGCCCAGGAGATCGACCGGGTACGGCCGCTGGTGGCGGCCCTGTCCGACCTCGACGGACTGACCATCAGCGTCGACACCTGGCGCTCCGAGGTCGCGGCAGCCGTCCTGTCCGCCGGGGCCTCGGTGATCAATGACACCTCCGGCCTGGCCGACCCTGAACTGGCCGGTGTGATCGCCGACGCAGGAGCCGGGGTGATCGTCACCCACAGTCTGGCGGCACCGCGGACCCATCTGCCGACACCGCACTACGACGACATCGTCACCGAGGTGGCGACGTTCCTGGCCGGGCGGGCCGAGCGAGCCATCGCCGCCGGAGTGTCTCCCGACCGGCTGGTGATCGACCCCGGGCCCGACCTGAACAAGTCGACCGTGCAGACCCTGGAACTGCTGCGCGGCATCGAGGTGTTGAACTCCCAGGGTTGGCCGTGGCTGGCGGCGGTGTCGAACAAGGACTTCATCGGCGAGACCCTCGACCGGCGGGCCGGTGACCGCCTGCCCGGGACCCTGGCCGCCACCATGTGGTGCCTGGAGCGTGGAGCCTCCCTGGTGCGCACCCACGACGTGGCGGCCACGGTCGACGCGGTACGGATGTGGCAGGCGCTGCGAGGGGAGCGCGCACCGGCGTACCAACGCCACAACGTCTGA
- a CDS encoding helix-turn-helix domain-containing protein, producing the protein MDVLSTTVWRTGMDIHQWRTLVNTSFVPVQVDPLHGIPFAGDLHMTTVNEVTVFELAQTPHVVHRTPELIAASEVAGGGFYKLSLQREGIVDLIQDGRTAHIRPGDVAIYDTTRPYELRVETDSRSLILLFPRRMVDLTPSDVAEVTARVFTRESVLGRLVIPFLEGLGANVERLQGPSGARMVNTALDLLVTLLSSEIDLDSDPRRRLAKDVQHYIEQRLGDATMTPASIAKAHFISTRHLHAIFSEEGATLSAWIRDRRLQQIRRELADPLHAGDPLQQIAARWGLPGATHFSKLFRHTYGESPSHFRRRMLGAIAAQRDTGRPDPQRRVS; encoded by the coding sequence ATGGATGTGCTGTCGACGACCGTGTGGCGGACAGGTATGGACATCCACCAGTGGCGCACGCTGGTGAACACCTCGTTCGTCCCCGTGCAGGTCGATCCGCTCCACGGAATTCCCTTCGCCGGTGATCTGCACATGACCACCGTCAACGAGGTGACCGTCTTCGAGCTGGCGCAGACACCTCATGTGGTGCACCGCACCCCGGAGTTGATCGCCGCCTCCGAGGTGGCCGGCGGCGGCTTCTACAAGCTCAGTCTGCAGCGGGAAGGCATCGTCGACCTGATCCAGGACGGACGTACCGCGCACATCCGCCCGGGCGACGTCGCCATCTATGACACCACCCGTCCCTACGAACTCCGGGTGGAGACCGACAGCCGGTCGCTGATCCTGCTGTTCCCCCGTCGGATGGTCGATCTGACACCTTCCGATGTCGCCGAGGTGACCGCCCGGGTGTTCACCCGCGAGTCGGTCCTCGGACGGTTGGTCATCCCGTTCCTGGAGGGGCTGGGCGCCAACGTCGAACGGCTGCAGGGCCCGAGCGGCGCGAGGATGGTGAACACCGCCCTGGATCTGCTGGTCACCTTGTTGTCGAGTGAGATCGACCTCGATTCGGATCCGCGCCGACGTCTGGCCAAGGACGTGCAGCACTACATCGAGCAGCGCCTGGGCGATGCCACCATGACCCCGGCCTCGATCGCCAAGGCGCATTTCATCTCCACCCGGCATCTGCATGCGATCTTCTCCGAGGAGGGCGCCACGCTGTCGGCCTGGATCCGGGACCGCAGGTTGCAGCAGATCCGGCGCGAACTGGCCGACCCGCTGCATGCCGGCGATCCCCTGCAACAGATCGCCGCCCGCTGGGGGCTGCCCGGAGCGACCCATTTCTCGAAACTGTTCCGCCACACCTACGGCGAGAGCCCCAGCCACTTCCGTCGGCGGATGCTGGGCGCGATCGCCGCGCAGCGCGACACCGGTCGGCCGGATCCACAGCGCAGGGTGTCCTGA
- a CDS encoding VOC family protein yields the protein MRIRLTSVFVDDQRAAHRFYTEVLGFRTKHEEPLGDDLWLTVVGADDPDGPELLLEPSGHPAVGPYREALVADGIPIAQFEVADLAAEHARLTELGVRFTQPPTDIGSAVTAVLDDTCGNLIQLLQPREA from the coding sequence ATGAGAATCAGACTGACCAGCGTGTTCGTCGACGACCAGCGCGCAGCCCATCGCTTCTACACCGAGGTACTCGGTTTCCGGACCAAGCACGAGGAGCCACTGGGCGATGACCTCTGGCTGACCGTGGTCGGTGCCGATGATCCCGACGGTCCGGAGCTTCTGCTGGAACCCTCCGGGCATCCGGCGGTCGGCCCGTATCGCGAGGCACTGGTCGCCGACGGGATCCCGATCGCCCAGTTCGAGGTGGCCGACCTGGCGGCCGAGCATGCCCGTCTGACCGAGCTCGGGGTGCGGTTCACTCAGCCGCCGACCGACATCGGCAGTGCGGTGACGGCCGTTCTCGACGACACCTGCGGCAACCTGATCCAGTTGCTCCAGCCGCGCGAGGCCTGA
- a CDS encoding ArsR/SmtB family transcription factor: MADVFRALDDRTRRIILDLLVERDGRSLFEICGALTTRYGLSSSRQAISQHLAVLEEAGLVRTERQGRTKLHHFDPGPLAEIARRWPERKQDP; the protein is encoded by the coding sequence GTGGCAGACGTCTTCCGGGCACTCGACGATCGGACGAGGCGAATCATCCTCGACCTGCTCGTCGAGCGCGACGGACGCAGTTTGTTCGAGATCTGTGGTGCGCTCACCACGAGGTACGGGCTGAGCTCCAGTCGTCAGGCGATCTCCCAGCATCTGGCGGTGCTGGAGGAGGCGGGCCTGGTGCGCACGGAGCGTCAAGGCCGTACCAAGCTCCACCACTTCGACCCAGGACCGCTGGCCGAGATCGCTCGTCGCTGGCCCGAACGAAAACAGGACCCATGA
- a CDS encoding DedA family protein, with the protein MDRIVDWVVGLMELIGAPGAGLAVALENLFPPIPSEVILPLAGFTAARGGMNLAEALIWTTAGSLVGALALYALGALIGRDRIRWIIDKMPLVDVEDYDKTEAWFIKHGKGAIFFGRMIPIFRSLISIPAGVTRMSLPLFILFTTAGSAIWNTIFVMAGYLLGDNWHIVEEYASIFQKIVIVVVVAALAYWLFRRIQKIRARRARGGEEVPVDPSADTLSGYGRDEPGQDESGQDESGQFEADSTGRPASRRAAAEEDPTGPGRARD; encoded by the coding sequence GTGGATCGGATCGTGGACTGGGTCGTTGGCCTGATGGAACTGATCGGCGCCCCCGGCGCCGGTCTCGCTGTCGCACTGGAGAATCTCTTCCCGCCCATTCCGAGCGAGGTGATCCTGCCCCTGGCCGGTTTCACCGCCGCCCGCGGCGGAATGAACCTGGCCGAGGCCCTGATCTGGACCACTGCCGGTTCGCTGGTCGGCGCGCTCGCACTCTACGCACTCGGTGCCCTGATCGGTCGGGACCGGATCCGCTGGATCATCGACAAGATGCCGCTGGTCGACGTCGAGGACTACGACAAGACCGAGGCCTGGTTCATCAAGCACGGCAAGGGTGCGATCTTCTTCGGCCGGATGATCCCCATCTTCCGGAGCCTGATCTCGATCCCGGCCGGTGTCACCCGGATGTCGCTGCCGTTGTTCATCCTGTTCACGACCGCCGGTTCGGCGATCTGGAACACCATCTTCGTGATGGCCGGATACCTCCTGGGCGACAACTGGCACATCGTCGAGGAGTACGCCTCGATCTTCCAGAAGATCGTGATCGTGGTGGTGGTCGCCGCACTCGCCTACTGGTTGTTCCGACGGATCCAGAAGATCCGGGCGCGCCGGGCGCGCGGCGGCGAGGAGGTACCGGTGGACCCGTCGGCGGACACCTTGTCCGGGTACGGCCGGGATGAGCCGGGCCAGGACGAGTCGGGCCAGGACGAGTCGGGGCAGTTCGAGGCGGACTCGACCGGTCGCCCGGCATCGAGGCGAGCGGCGGCCGAGGAGGACCCGACAGGTCCGGGTCGAGCCCGCGACTGA
- a CDS encoding FKBP-type peptidyl-prolyl cis-trans isomerase, producing the protein MTEKPEVDFPEGPPPSELQITDLVVGDGEEAKAGHVVEVDYVGVSYSTGEEFDASYNRGQPLRFGLGAQQVIPGWDTGIQGMKVGGRRQLVIPPHLAYGDAGAGGVIKPGETLIFICNLRGVS; encoded by the coding sequence ATGACCGAGAAACCGGAAGTCGATTTTCCCGAGGGCCCGCCTCCGAGCGAGCTGCAGATCACCGATCTCGTCGTCGGCGACGGCGAGGAGGCCAAGGCCGGACATGTGGTCGAGGTCGACTACGTCGGCGTCTCCTACAGCACCGGCGAGGAGTTCGACGCCAGCTACAACCGGGGCCAACCCCTGCGCTTCGGCCTCGGCGCACAACAGGTGATCCCCGGCTGGGACACCGGGATCCAGGGGATGAAGGTGGGTGGCCGCCGGCAGCTCGTGATCCCGCCCCATCTGGCCTACGGCGATGCCGGAGCCGGCGGCGTGATCAAGCCGGGTGAGACCTTGATCTTCATCTGTAATCTGCGTGGCGTGAGCTGA
- a CDS encoding DUF1707 SHOCT-like domain-containing protein encodes MGAMDEYTGQQQRVGNVERERAEHFLQDAYAEGRIDEDEFSQRIDLAMNARTRGDLNAAFTDLVPAAAPFFGPHPVYRPPANRNSADVPGAKATAGITHLLPFISWIIGPAFVYVISPQGSYVKREAAKSFNWTLVSSLVFFLLTLLTVVMPFDLDFLVGAGWITWVAMTIVGSVQAFSGANWANPLMRLSPWKPLSEK; translated from the coding sequence ATGGGCGCAATGGATGAGTACACCGGGCAGCAGCAACGAGTCGGCAATGTCGAGCGCGAACGAGCCGAGCACTTCCTGCAGGACGCCTATGCCGAGGGCCGGATCGACGAGGACGAGTTCTCCCAGCGGATCGACCTGGCGATGAACGCACGTACCCGCGGCGACCTCAACGCAGCCTTCACCGACCTGGTGCCGGCCGCGGCACCGTTCTTCGGTCCGCACCCGGTCTACCGGCCGCCGGCGAACCGGAACAGCGCCGACGTACCCGGTGCCAAGGCCACGGCCGGCATCACCCACCTGCTGCCGTTCATCAGCTGGATCATCGGACCGGCCTTCGTCTACGTCATCTCCCCTCAGGGCAGTTATGTGAAGCGGGAGGCGGCCAAGTCCTTCAACTGGACCCTGGTCTCCTCGCTGGTCTTCTTCCTGCTGACGCTGCTGACCGTAGTCATGCCGTTCGACCTGGACTTCCTGGTGGGGGCGGGCTGGATCACCTGGGTGGCGATGACCATCGTCGGCTCGGTGCAGGCCTTCAGCGGCGCCAACTGGGCGAACCCGCTGATGCGGTTGAGCCCGTGGAAACCGCTGTCGGAGAAGTGA
- a CDS encoding DUF2207 domain-containing protein has product MTQADGATTRRSDLPGRIRRGAMRAAALTGATALATVGLLPGLAHAESGDVITSFDIDYVVNADGTVEVTETIDYSFAGSDRHGIYRELAIREEDPDNPGMDMVYEIDDLSVQSPTGASPRYTETEDESGRNRTMTLQIGSSSQTVDSSETYVISYDVKGALRAQDGFDEFYWDATGFDWDAPIENVEISVEVPDGVQDSSCFQGAVGSTETCTTSVDDEGVATYSASDLATGEGVSIGAAITKGAVTNVGPILVEDGSKMSSEDRRDLTIGGIVFGAIGLGSPLVGWLWYRRNGRDDRYAGIPPGTVPTDPANAKIVKHDKTVQIPVAFAPPKIPVGEAGYVIDGKITGEETAAVLVDLAVKGAVKIHGERADDYEVELLDPGRAANPEDTVFLNALFPGPQRPGQRVAIGGRSSLERPADQLRQVIEDQVHAHGWFKVRPRAGRAGKWTGSIGMIFVLGWIVINIGWLLLLPMLLLAGPIITWLVVRAKMKSGTRTAEGRAITDQVEGFRTYLATAEANQLKFEEGQDIFSRYLPWAIVFNLADRWEKVCEQAMQAGYIPQTDYYWYAGGPGFQFFNAYAFASMVNTSAAPPPPPPSSGGGGGFSGSGFGSGGSSFGGGGFSGGGGGGGGGGSW; this is encoded by the coding sequence ATGACGCAGGCGGACGGCGCGACCACCCGGCGGAGCGACCTCCCGGGGCGGATCCGGCGCGGCGCGATGCGCGCGGCGGCGCTGACCGGGGCCACGGCCCTGGCCACCGTCGGCCTGCTGCCAGGGCTGGCCCACGCCGAGTCCGGTGATGTGATCACCAGTTTCGACATCGACTATGTGGTCAACGCCGACGGTACGGTCGAGGTCACCGAGACCATCGACTACTCCTTCGCCGGCTCCGATCGACACGGGATCTACCGGGAGCTCGCGATCCGCGAGGAGGACCCGGACAACCCGGGGATGGACATGGTCTACGAGATCGACGACCTCTCGGTGCAGAGCCCGACCGGTGCGTCCCCCCGTTACACCGAGACCGAGGACGAGTCCGGACGGAACCGGACGATGACCCTGCAGATCGGCAGTTCCTCGCAAACCGTCGACTCCTCCGAGACCTATGTCATCAGCTATGACGTCAAGGGGGCGCTGCGGGCGCAGGACGGATTCGACGAGTTCTACTGGGACGCCACCGGTTTCGACTGGGACGCACCGATCGAGAATGTGGAGATCAGTGTCGAGGTGCCCGACGGCGTCCAGGACTCCAGCTGTTTCCAAGGCGCCGTCGGCAGCACGGAGACCTGCACCACCAGCGTCGACGACGAGGGGGTCGCGACCTACAGCGCAAGCGACCTGGCAACCGGTGAGGGTGTGAGCATCGGTGCCGCGATCACCAAGGGTGCGGTGACGAATGTCGGGCCGATCCTGGTCGAGGACGGGTCGAAGATGTCCTCCGAAGACCGGCGGGACCTGACCATCGGCGGGATCGTCTTCGGAGCCATCGGCCTCGGCTCCCCGTTGGTCGGCTGGCTCTGGTACCGCCGCAACGGCCGCGACGACCGGTACGCCGGGATTCCGCCGGGCACCGTACCGACCGATCCGGCGAACGCGAAGATCGTGAAACACGACAAGACTGTGCAGATCCCGGTCGCGTTCGCACCGCCGAAGATCCCGGTCGGTGAGGCCGGTTACGTGATCGACGGCAAGATCACCGGAGAGGAGACCGCCGCGGTGCTGGTCGACCTGGCGGTGAAGGGTGCGGTGAAGATCCACGGGGAGCGGGCCGACGACTACGAGGTCGAACTGCTCGACCCCGGGCGCGCGGCGAACCCGGAGGACACGGTCTTCCTGAACGCACTGTTCCCCGGTCCGCAACGCCCCGGACAGCGGGTGGCGATCGGCGGCCGCTCCTCACTGGAACGCCCTGCCGACCAGTTGCGACAGGTGATCGAGGATCAGGTCCACGCCCACGGATGGTTCAAGGTCCGACCGAGGGCCGGCCGGGCGGGGAAGTGGACCGGTTCGATCGGCATGATCTTCGTGCTGGGCTGGATCGTGATCAACATCGGCTGGTTGCTGCTCCTGCCGATGTTGCTGCTGGCCGGGCCGATCATCACCTGGCTGGTCGTCCGGGCGAAAATGAAGAGCGGCACCCGGACCGCCGAGGGACGGGCGATCACCGACCAGGTGGAAGGCTTCCGTACCTACCTGGCGACGGCCGAGGCGAACCAGTTGAAGTTCGAGGAGGGCCAGGACATCTTCTCCCGCTACCTGCCGTGGGCGATCGTGTTCAACCTGGCCGACCGCTGGGAGAAGGTCTGTGAACAGGCGATGCAGGCCGGATACATCCCGCAAACCGATTACTACTGGTACGCCGGTGGGCCCGGGTTCCAGTTCTTCAACGCCTATGCCTTCGCCAGCATGGTGAACACCTCCGCGGCACCGCCACCGCCGCCACCGTCGTCCGGCGGCGGGGGAGGATTCTCCGGCAGCGGGTTCGGCTCCGGTGGCAGTTCCTTCGGCGGCGGTGGCTTCTCCGGCGGCGGCGGCGGTGGCGGCGGCGGCGGCAGTTGGTGA
- the smpB gene encoding SsrA-binding protein SmpB produces MPREKGRSVVAQNKKARHDYAIGDTYEAGLVLQGTEVKSLRDGRASLADAFATVDDGEVWLRSAHIPEYSHGTYTNHTARRTRKLLLNRREIDRIERALQNSGTTLIPLSIYFNDGYAKVEIAVATGKREYDKRQTIAKRDADREAQRALAQRNRGAVLNRRGR; encoded by the coding sequence ATGCCGCGCGAAAAAGGACGCAGTGTCGTCGCCCAGAACAAGAAGGCGCGCCACGACTATGCCATCGGGGACACCTACGAAGCGGGTCTGGTGCTGCAGGGGACCGAGGTGAAATCGCTACGGGACGGCCGTGCCTCCCTGGCCGATGCCTTCGCCACCGTCGACGACGGTGAGGTGTGGCTGCGCTCGGCCCACATCCCGGAGTACTCGCACGGTACCTACACCAACCACACTGCCCGGCGGACCCGGAAGTTGCTGCTGAACCGGCGCGAGATCGACCGGATCGAGCGAGCGCTGCAGAACTCCGGCACCACCTTGATCCCGTTGTCGATCTACTTCAACGACGGGTACGCCAAGGTCGAGATCGCGGTGGCCACCGGCAAACGCGAGTACGACAAGCGACAGACCATCGCCAAGCGCGATGCCGATCGGGAGGCCCAGCGGGCGCTGGCCCAACGCAACCGCGGTGCGGTGCTGAACCGGAGGGGCCGATGA
- a CDS encoding M23 family metallopeptidase: protein MSRRLVRRAATAVAAVALTIGLTAPAFADPSDDADKAEKKLTEAESQLDDSSNDLESARSALADAESQLDDARSELNRIQGELADAQERDEESQERLAEAQEKLEQAKAAVAANQKRVEEQREKAGEVVREQYQKQNSLVGLAMVVDNTTAGTLQTRAQWSTTMFNATQAKLDALEEAQQKLEAAKKAQAEAEAEAEAEREAAATNLSNMQELESEAQAEESRISALVAAKSDAQAEVETQVEADKDRVAEMAAESEEAQEKLEEYEAEQAKKAEKERKEREAKAKKDKEAAEKKKEEEKKAEKKKEEEKKKAEKEKKKKSDSSRDATKTSSAAAVSPIKPGNYRISAVFGQTGLWARYHTGLDFAGVYTGTPIRAAKDGVVLSSTAGGWAGNHVILRHSNGESTLYAHMSRKSASKGKVVKKGDIIGYTGATGNVTGPHLHFEYYPKGATPGSVYSAKDPRAWLKKNGVNI from the coding sequence GTGTCGCGGCGCCTCGTCCGCCGTGCTGCCACGGCAGTGGCGGCGGTGGCGTTGACCATCGGCCTGACCGCCCCGGCCTTCGCCGACCCGTCCGATGACGCCGACAAGGCGGAGAAGAAGCTGACCGAGGCCGAGAGCCAACTGGACGACAGCTCCAATGATCTGGAATCGGCCCGTTCTGCCCTGGCCGATGCCGAGAGCCAGCTCGACGATGCTCGCTCGGAGTTGAACCGGATCCAAGGAGAGCTCGCCGACGCGCAGGAGCGCGACGAGGAGTCCCAGGAGCGTCTGGCCGAAGCGCAGGAGAAGCTGGAACAGGCCAAGGCCGCAGTGGCGGCGAACCAGAAGCGGGTCGAGGAACAGCGCGAGAAGGCCGGTGAGGTCGTTCGCGAGCAGTACCAGAAGCAGAACAGCCTGGTCGGACTGGCCATGGTGGTCGACAACACCACCGCCGGCACACTGCAGACCCGCGCTCAGTGGTCGACCACCATGTTCAACGCCACCCAGGCCAAGTTGGATGCACTGGAGGAGGCACAGCAGAAGCTGGAGGCGGCCAAGAAGGCCCAGGCCGAGGCCGAAGCAGAGGCCGAGGCCGAGCGTGAGGCAGCCGCGACGAATCTGTCGAACATGCAGGAACTGGAGTCCGAGGCGCAGGCCGAGGAATCGCGAATCAGCGCGCTCGTGGCCGCGAAATCCGACGCCCAGGCAGAGGTCGAGACCCAGGTCGAGGCGGACAAGGACCGGGTGGCTGAGATGGCTGCTGAGTCCGAGGAAGCCCAGGAGAAGCTCGAGGAGTACGAGGCCGAGCAGGCGAAGAAGGCCGAGAAGGAGCGCAAGGAGCGCGAGGCCAAGGCGAAGAAGGACAAGGAAGCCGCCGAGAAGAAGAAGGAAGAAGAGAAGAAGGCCGAGAAGAAGAAGGAAGAGGAGAAGAAGAAGGCCGAGAAGGAGAAGAAGAAGAAGTCCGACTCCTCCCGCGACGCGACCAAGACGAGTTCCGCGGCGGCTGTCTCTCCAATCAAGCCCGGCAACTACCGGATCTCGGCAGTCTTCGGCCAGACCGGTCTCTGGGCCCGCTACCACACCGGTCTCGACTTCGCCGGTGTCTACACCGGCACCCCGATCCGTGCCGCCAAGGACGGAGTGGTGCTGAGCTCGACCGCTGGTGGCTGGGCCGGCAACCACGTGATCCTGCGCCACAGCAACGGCGAATCCACCCTGTACGCCCACATGAGCCGGAAGTCCGCCAGCAAGGGCAAGGTGGTCAAGAAGGGCGACATCATCGGCTACACCGGTGCGACCGGCAACGTGACCGGACCCCACCTGCACTTCGAGTACTACCCGAAGGGCGCCACCCCCGGCAGCGTCTACTCAGCCAAGGATCCGCGGGCCTGGTTGAAGAAGAACGGCGTCAACATCTGA
- the ftsX gene encoding permease-like cell division protein FtsX, which yields MRHMLSETFSGLRRNLTMNLAVIVTMWVSLSLFGAGLLAFQQVNLMKDSWYDKVEISVFLCNASSEGQNCSGEEITDAQRSTIEQALDTNPEVQEVYFETKQMAYDEFRRAFEGSPIQDTLRVEDMQESFRVKLVNPEEYQGVVTAISGLPGVQAIQDLHEILDPLFQWLGVLQWGAIIASGLLLAAAALQIGNMVRVAAFARRRDIGIMRLVGASNLYIVMPFVLEALLAAVVGAALACATLAAAVFFLITENAQVLIQASPWIGPQQVLWACLGVAIVALVLSIVPTLIATRRYLRV from the coding sequence ATGCGCCACATGCTTTCCGAGACCTTTTCGGGTCTGCGTCGCAACCTGACGATGAACCTCGCGGTGATCGTCACGATGTGGGTGTCGCTGTCCCTGTTCGGGGCCGGTCTGTTGGCGTTCCAGCAGGTCAACCTGATGAAGGACAGCTGGTACGACAAGGTCGAGATCTCGGTCTTCCTCTGCAATGCCTCCTCGGAGGGACAGAACTGCTCCGGTGAGGAGATCACCGACGCCCAGCGCAGCACCATCGAGCAGGCTCTGGACACGAACCCCGAGGTGCAGGAGGTCTACTTCGAGACCAAGCAGATGGCCTACGACGAGTTCCGCCGGGCCTTCGAGGGCAGCCCGATCCAGGACACCCTGCGGGTGGAGGACATGCAGGAATCCTTCCGGGTGAAGCTGGTGAACCCGGAGGAGTACCAGGGAGTCGTCACCGCGATCTCCGGCCTGCCGGGGGTGCAGGCCATCCAGGACCTGCACGAGATCCTCGATCCGCTGTTCCAGTGGCTGGGGGTCCTGCAGTGGGGCGCGATCATCGCCTCCGGCCTGTTGCTGGCCGCCGCCGCGCTGCAGATCGGCAACATGGTACGGGTGGCGGCCTTCGCCCGGCGCCGCGACATCGGGATCATGCGTCTGGTGGGTGCCTCCAACCTCTACATCGTGATGCCGTTCGTGCTGGAGGCGCTGCTGGCGGCCGTGGTCGGTGCCGCACTGGCCTGTGCGACTCTCGCCGCAGCTGTGTTCTTCCTGATCACCGAAAACGCTCAAGTCTTGATTCAGGCTTCACCTTGGATTGGCCCGCAACAAGTGCTTTGGGCCTGCCTCGGGGTTGCAATCGTGGCTCTGGTGTTAAGCATTGTTCCGACGTTGATAGCTACACGCAGGTATCTGCGGGTCTGA